The following are from one region of the Bacillus methanolicus MGA3 genome:
- the hisC gene encoding histidinol-phosphate transaminase, which translates to MKWKEQLLTLTPYQPGKSIDEVKRQYGLENIVKLASNENPFGCSAKVAEALKNAPISFAIYPDGYATDLRESLAAFYKVAPEQLILGNGSDNLIQIISRAILGKGVNTVMAVPTFSQYKHNAIIEGAEIREVPLANGHHDLEGMLSRIDANTGVVWVCNPDNPTGTYIPKDKLFAFLEKVPKDVLVVLDEAYNEYVVADEGYHVNELVSQFENVIVLRTFSKIYGLASLRIGYGIAASEVIRALEPAREPFNVNTIAQKAAIAALEDQEFIQFCKHKNREGLEQFYQFCQESNLDYYPSQTNFILIDFKTDGNEVFQFLLEKGYIVRSGKPLGFPTSVRVTVGSKEQNAGVIEAMKQFLAVKTS; encoded by the coding sequence ATGAAATGGAAAGAGCAATTACTAACTCTAACTCCTTATCAGCCTGGAAAATCGATTGATGAAGTAAAAAGACAATACGGCCTCGAGAATATTGTTAAGCTTGCTTCAAATGAAAATCCTTTTGGATGTTCGGCAAAAGTGGCTGAAGCTTTAAAAAATGCTCCCATTTCTTTTGCGATCTATCCTGATGGTTATGCCACTGATTTAAGAGAAAGCCTTGCAGCTTTCTATAAAGTAGCACCTGAGCAATTAATACTTGGGAACGGTTCGGATAATCTTATTCAAATCATCTCAAGAGCAATTTTAGGAAAAGGCGTGAATACGGTCATGGCCGTGCCTACCTTTTCGCAGTACAAACATAATGCAATTATTGAAGGTGCTGAAATAAGAGAGGTTCCTTTAGCGAATGGACATCATGATTTAGAAGGAATGCTGTCAAGAATCGATGCAAATACCGGAGTCGTCTGGGTATGCAACCCTGACAATCCGACTGGGACGTATATTCCAAAAGATAAACTTTTCGCATTTCTAGAAAAGGTTCCTAAGGATGTTTTAGTTGTCCTTGATGAAGCCTACAATGAGTATGTAGTAGCAGACGAAGGTTATCATGTCAATGAACTGGTTTCACAGTTTGAAAATGTCATTGTTTTAAGGACATTTTCAAAAATTTATGGACTTGCCAGTTTGCGGATTGGATACGGAATTGCGGCTTCTGAAGTCATTCGGGCATTGGAACCGGCAAGAGAGCCGTTTAATGTAAATACAATTGCCCAGAAAGCTGCCATTGCAGCATTGGAAGATCAAGAGTTTATTCAATTTTGTAAACATAAAAATAGAGAAGGTCTCGAGCAATTTTATCAGTTTTGCCAGGAAAGCAATCTTGATTACTACCCTTCTCAAACAAACTTTATTTTAATTGACTTTAAGACAGACGGGAATGAAGTCTTTCAATTTTTACTTGAAAAAGGGTATATCGTTCGATCAGGAAAACCTCTTGGATTTCCGACATCAGTAAGAGTGACAGTCGGATCAAAAGAACAAAATGCAGGCGTAATTGAAGCTATGAAACAGTTCTTAGCAGTAAAAACTAGTTAA
- a CDS encoding prephenate dehydrogenase, translated as MEGRAFIIGLGLIGGSIALCIKDKHPKSTVIGYDISEKQCKLAKMLHVVDETSESIEEGAKNADLIVIATPVAQAEEIIDSLAQMDLKNGVIITDTGSTKVEIINKASCLKEKGYIFIGGHPMAGSHKSGVAAAKKILFENAFYLLTPDEDTPEEKILKLKEWLRGTNAKFLILSPEQHDYLTGVVSHFPHIIAASLVHQAYRSSRNQELIPRLAAGGFRDITRIASSSPAMWRDILLHNRSILLHLLEEWKEEMERVKKMLEECNHEKIFNYFSSAKQFRDELPKKEKGAIPAFYDLFVDVPDYPGVISEITGYLAQEEISITNIRILETREEIYGVLVISFQTEEDRMRAEKCIRHYTNYETSTDL; from the coding sequence TTGGAAGGCCGCGCATTTATTATAGGCTTAGGTTTAATTGGCGGTTCGATTGCTCTTTGCATTAAAGACAAGCATCCAAAATCAACAGTCATTGGTTATGACATAAGTGAGAAGCAATGTAAACTAGCAAAAATGCTCCATGTTGTAGATGAAACTTCCGAATCCATTGAAGAAGGAGCAAAGAACGCAGACTTAATTGTGATTGCTACACCGGTGGCCCAGGCAGAAGAAATTATCGACTCTTTGGCCCAAATGGATTTGAAAAATGGAGTTATTATCACGGATACAGGCAGCACGAAAGTTGAAATCATCAATAAAGCATCCTGTTTAAAGGAAAAGGGTTATATCTTCATTGGGGGGCACCCAATGGCAGGTTCTCATAAAAGCGGTGTTGCAGCCGCAAAGAAGATCCTTTTTGAAAATGCCTTTTATTTATTGACGCCCGATGAAGATACTCCTGAGGAAAAAATATTGAAGTTAAAAGAGTGGCTTAGAGGAACAAATGCAAAATTTCTTATTCTCTCGCCTGAACAGCATGACTACTTAACTGGTGTAGTCAGTCATTTTCCACATATTATTGCTGCGTCCCTTGTTCATCAGGCTTACCGTTCAAGCAGGAATCAGGAGTTGATTCCCCGGCTGGCAGCCGGGGGATTCCGTGATATTACCCGGATTGCTTCCAGCAGCCCGGCAATGTGGAGGGATATTTTGCTCCATAATCGATCTATTCTTCTTCATTTGCTTGAAGAGTGGAAGGAAGAAATGGAAAGAGTAAAAAAAATGCTTGAGGAATGCAATCATGAAAAAATATTTAATTATTTTTCAAGCGCCAAGCAATTCCGCGATGAGTTGCCGAAAAAAGAAAAAGGGGCGATCCCGGCATTTTATGATTTATTTGTTGATGTCCCCGACTATCCCGGCGTCATTTCAGAGATTACTGGTTATTTAGCACAAGAAGAGATAAGCATTACAAATATCCGCATATTAGAAACGAGAGAAGAAATTTACGGAGTCCTTGTCATTAGTTTTCAAACGGAGGAAGACAGAATGAGAGCCGAAAAGTGCATTCGGCATTATACCAATTATGAAACTTCCACCGATTTATAA
- the aroC gene encoding chorismate synthase encodes MRYLTAGESHGPQLTTIIEGLPSGMPLVAEDINIELARRQKGYGRGRRMQIEKDKVEILGGVRHGYTLGSPVALVVKNNDWQHWTKIMGQEPLGDHTEEIKRKISRPRPGHADLNGGIKYGHRDMRNVLERSSARETTVRVAAGAVAKKLLSLLGIEVASHVIEIGGIKAESSVYSSIADLKERSENSPVRCLDEEAAKKMMAAIDEAKQNGDSIGGIVEVIVEGMPVGVGSYVHYDRKLDAKIAAAIVSINAFKGVEFGIGFEAARKPGSEVHDEIEWNSSQGYIRKTNRLGGFEGGMTTGMPIVVRGVMKPIPTLYKPLQSVDIETKEPFSASIERSDSCAVPAAAVVAENVVAWELASAIVDQFYADRFDALVESVNRYREYAREF; translated from the coding sequence ATGAGATATTTAACAGCAGGTGAATCCCATGGCCCGCAACTTACAACGATTATAGAAGGATTGCCATCAGGGATGCCTTTAGTTGCAGAAGATATTAACATTGAACTTGCTCGAAGGCAGAAAGGCTATGGGAGAGGCCGGAGAATGCAAATTGAAAAGGATAAAGTCGAAATACTCGGAGGGGTTCGGCACGGTTATACACTCGGTTCACCAGTGGCGCTAGTTGTCAAAAACAATGACTGGCAGCATTGGACAAAGATAATGGGCCAGGAACCTCTTGGAGATCATACAGAAGAAATTAAGAGAAAAATTTCACGTCCCCGTCCTGGACATGCTGATTTGAATGGTGGTATAAAATACGGCCACAGGGATATGCGAAACGTACTAGAGCGTTCCTCAGCGCGGGAGACGACCGTACGGGTTGCGGCCGGAGCGGTTGCAAAAAAGTTATTGTCTTTACTTGGGATTGAAGTTGCATCACACGTGATCGAAATCGGCGGAATTAAAGCCGAAAGCTCTGTATACAGCTCAATTGCGGACTTAAAAGAGAGATCAGAAAATTCACCTGTCAGGTGTCTTGATGAGGAAGCTGCCAAAAAAATGATGGCAGCGATTGATGAGGCAAAACAAAATGGAGATTCGATCGGCGGAATTGTAGAAGTCATTGTGGAAGGGATGCCTGTTGGCGTTGGAAGTTATGTACATTATGACAGAAAGCTGGATGCAAAAATTGCGGCAGCGATTGTCAGCATTAATGCATTTAAAGGAGTTGAGTTTGGCATCGGCTTCGAAGCTGCCAGGAAGCCAGGAAGTGAAGTTCACGATGAGATTGAATGGAACAGCAGCCAGGGGTACATCCGCAAAACAAACAGGCTGGGAGGATTTGAAGGTGGAATGACAACCGGTATGCCCATTGTTGTCCGAGGAGTTATGAAGCCGATCCCTACCCTATATAAGCCGCTGCAAAGTGTTGACATTGAAACGAAAGAACCGTTCTCTGCAAGCATCGAGAGGTCTGATAGCTGTGCAGTCCCGGCAGCCGCAGTAGTCGCAGAAAATGTTGTTGCCTGGGAACTGGCGTCAGCCATTGTTGATCAATTTTATGCAGACCGTTTTGATGCGTTAGTAGAATCAGTGAACCGCTATAGAGAATATGCGAGGGAGTTTTAA
- a CDS encoding CheR family methyltransferase, whose translation MSQDYLDFIRNMKRKTGIDLSLYKEVQMKRRLTSLYEKKGFSSFHEFFLAMNKDPQLLNECLDRMTINVSEFYRNRTRWEILEKQILPKLLNRKRRLKIWSAACSTGEEPYTIAMIMSNLLPLWQIQILATDIDENAIARAKIGIYQERSLLEVPPEMKKKYFTSSQNFFHVSDMIKKTVTFKKHNLLKDPFGGPYDLIVCRNVLIYFTEEAKKELYKKFSAALNPGGIFFVGSTEQIFNPGQYDFEIEDTFFYRKRD comes from the coding sequence ATGTCTCAGGATTACCTTGATTTTATCAGAAACATGAAAAGGAAAACAGGAATCGATTTATCCCTTTATAAAGAAGTGCAAATGAAAAGAAGGCTTACTTCTCTATATGAAAAAAAGGGTTTTAGCTCATTCCATGAATTTTTCCTTGCTATGAACAAAGACCCGCAACTGTTGAATGAATGTTTGGATCGAATGACGATTAATGTTTCTGAATTCTATCGAAATCGTACGAGATGGGAAATACTCGAAAAGCAGATATTGCCGAAACTTCTTAATCGCAAAAGAAGATTGAAAATATGGAGTGCTGCTTGTTCAACTGGTGAGGAGCCGTATACAATCGCAATGATTATGTCGAATTTATTGCCCCTTTGGCAAATTCAAATTCTTGCAACAGACATCGATGAGAATGCAATTGCTAGAGCGAAAATTGGTATATATCAGGAAAGGTCATTACTTGAAGTTCCACCGGAAATGAAAAAAAAATATTTCACGAGCAGCCAAAATTTTTTTCATGTTTCTGATATGATAAAGAAAACAGTCACCTTTAAAAAACATAATTTACTAAAAGATCCATTTGGAGGTCCATATGACCTGATTGTTTGCCGAAATGTATTAATCTATTTTACAGAAGAAGCTAAGAAGGAACTTTATAAAAAATTTAGTGCAGCATTAAATCCAGGGGGAATCTTTTTTGTAGGAAGCACTGAACAAATTTTCAACCCGGGACAATATGATTTTGAAATAGAAGATACTTTTTTTTACAGAAAACGTGATTGA
- the hepT gene encoding heptaprenyl diphosphate synthase component II has protein sequence MKLKMMYSFLNSDLNIVEKELEETIQAKSPLLRQASLHLLQAGGKRIRPVFVLLAGKFGNYDINIIKNVAVALELLHSATLVHDDVIDDAQIRRGKPTIKAKWDNRIAMYTGDYILARSLELMTKIENPLAHKILSHTIVEVCIGEIEQIKDKYRFNQNLRDYFRRIKRKTALLIAASCQLGAIAAGVDEEIHKKLFRFGYFVGMSFQITDDVLDFTGTEKELGKPAGGDLLQGNITLPVLFAMKDENIRKKIERVHENMGQEELKELLSIIKNSGAIERSLAVSDRYLEKALAILKELPDNRAKKALRDIAKFIGKRKF, from the coding sequence ATGAAATTAAAAATGATGTATTCATTTTTGAATTCGGATTTAAATATTGTTGAAAAAGAATTGGAGGAGACAATACAAGCAAAGTCTCCTTTATTGCGTCAAGCATCACTGCATTTATTGCAGGCCGGGGGGAAAAGAATTCGCCCAGTTTTTGTATTGCTGGCAGGAAAGTTTGGAAATTATGATATCAATATAATCAAAAATGTAGCTGTTGCACTTGAATTGCTTCATTCAGCTACACTGGTACACGACGACGTGATCGATGATGCCCAGATCAGGCGCGGAAAACCAACGATAAAGGCAAAATGGGATAACCGGATTGCCATGTATACGGGAGATTATATATTAGCCCGCTCACTTGAATTAATGACAAAAATTGAGAACCCTCTTGCCCATAAAATACTTTCACATACGATTGTTGAAGTATGTATTGGGGAAATTGAACAAATAAAAGATAAATACAGATTTAACCAGAATTTAAGAGACTATTTCCGGCGCATCAAAAGAAAAACGGCTTTGTTAATAGCTGCTAGTTGTCAATTGGGGGCGATTGCGGCGGGAGTAGATGAAGAAATCCATAAAAAGCTTTTCCGGTTTGGTTATTTTGTTGGCATGTCCTTTCAAATTACGGATGATGTACTTGATTTTACCGGTACAGAAAAAGAGCTCGGAAAACCTGCAGGCGGGGATTTGCTGCAGGGAAATATTACACTGCCGGTTTTATTTGCCATGAAAGACGAAAATATCCGAAAAAAAATCGAGAGAGTTCATGAAAATATGGGACAGGAAGAACTCAAAGAGTTGCTGTCGATTATTAAAAATTCGGGTGCGATTGAAAGATCTTTGGCAGTAAGCGACCGTTATTTGGAAAAAGCGTTAGCGATTTTAAAAGAACTGCCAGATAATCGAGCGAAAAAAGCACTGCGTGATATTGCAAAATTTATTGGCAAACGTAAATTTTAG
- the menG gene encoding demethylmenaquinone methyltransferase encodes MHQSKEERVHHVFEKIYQNYDKMNSVISFQQHKRWRKDTMNRMNVQRGSKALDVCCGTGDWTIALAEAVGPEGEVFGLDFSKNMLKIAEEKVKSKKFDQVSLIHGNAMELPFPDHSFDYVTIGFGLRNVPDYMQVLREMNRVLKSGGIAVCLETSQPTMFGFKQLYYFYFRFIMPLFGKIFAKSYDEYSWLQESAREFPGMKELAEMFEEAGFVKVHYKPYSGGVAAVHLGSKRNA; translated from the coding sequence ATGCATCAATCTAAAGAAGAGCGTGTTCATCATGTCTTTGAAAAAATTTATCAAAATTACGACAAGATGAATTCTGTTATCAGTTTTCAACAGCATAAAAGATGGCGTAAAGACACGATGAACCGGATGAATGTCCAAAGGGGCAGCAAAGCTCTTGATGTATGTTGCGGCACAGGGGATTGGACGATTGCCCTTGCAGAAGCTGTTGGTCCCGAAGGAGAAGTTTTTGGCCTTGATTTCAGCAAAAATATGCTGAAGATCGCAGAAGAAAAAGTCAAAAGTAAAAAATTTGATCAAGTTTCACTAATTCACGGAAATGCAATGGAGCTTCCGTTCCCTGACCATTCTTTTGATTATGTTACAATTGGCTTTGGTCTAAGAAATGTCCCTGATTATATGCAAGTGTTAAGAGAAATGAACCGGGTTTTAAAATCCGGAGGCATCGCTGTCTGCCTCGAAACTTCACAGCCGACAATGTTTGGCTTTAAACAATTGTACTATTTTTATTTTCGGTTTATTATGCCGCTCTTCGGAAAAATCTTTGCAAAAAGCTATGATGAATATTCCTGGCTGCAGGAATCCGCGCGCGAGTTTCCGGGAATGAAAGAACTTGCAGAAATGTTTGAAGAAGCGGGCTTTGTCAAAGTACATTATAAGCCATACAGCGGAGGGGTAGCCGCTGTTCATTTAGGATCAAAAAGAAATGCCTGA
- a CDS encoding heptaprenyl diphosphate synthase component 1, with amino-acid sequence MIDLQDIQLKLTKIKEQIMRYVSHPYLLKYIQAPTVDEDKLLLLVSLMDHLNISNDEMESYVLTTMLIQIALDTHEHVTENKNQEDTHYSLKNRQLTVLAGDYYSGLYYKHLSEINSIDVIRILAAGIKDVNEHKISVYQKDPDGIDKLMNSIKMIESSLFEKLTEYFQADVWDEYASNLLFIKRLINEKKQFLHKETSILFEGLKKLVFPKNEQPLSELSNEQQRFLLLICDRYIEFAKQLIEKGIKKLPFLNELLKERTLSILNQHHSLAKTFVEEG; translated from the coding sequence GTGATTGATTTGCAAGATATTCAATTGAAACTGACAAAAATTAAAGAGCAGATTATGCGATACGTGTCACATCCATATTTGCTGAAGTATATTCAAGCTCCCACGGTCGATGAAGACAAGCTGCTCTTGCTTGTTTCCCTTATGGATCATTTGAATATATCAAATGATGAGATGGAAAGTTATGTCTTAACGACGATGCTTATTCAAATTGCCCTTGACACCCATGAACATGTAACAGAAAACAAAAATCAGGAAGATACTCATTACAGTTTGAAAAATCGCCAGCTCACTGTATTAGCCGGTGATTATTACAGCGGTTTATATTATAAGCATTTATCCGAAATAAATAGTATTGATGTAATAAGGATCTTAGCAGCAGGAATAAAGGATGTAAACGAACATAAAATTTCCGTATACCAAAAGGATCCTGACGGTATCGATAAATTAATGAATAGTATAAAGATGATCGAGTCATCTCTGTTTGAAAAACTGACAGAGTATTTTCAAGCGGATGTCTGGGATGAATACGCCTCAAATCTATTATTTATTAAACGGCTAATCAATGAGAAAAAACAATTTTTACATAAAGAGACGTCTATTTTATTCGAGGGATTAAAAAAGCTTGTTTTCCCAAAAAATGAACAGCCTTTGTCAGAATTATCGAATGAGCAGCAACGATTCCTATTGTTGATTTGTGACCGTTATATTGAATTTGCGAAGCAGTTAATCGAAAAAGGAATTAAAAAATTACCATTCCTAAATGAACTTTTGAAGGAAAGAACATTATCTATTTTGAATCAGCATCATTCGCTGGCAAAAACTTTTGTGGAAGAAGGGTAA
- the mtrB gene encoding trp RNA-binding attenuation protein MtrB yields the protein MEKKSSLQNGDYVVIKALDDGVNVIGLTRGIDTRFHHSEKLDKGEVMIAQFTEHTSAIKIRGRAKIMTSNGEIESGK from the coding sequence ATGGAAAAGAAGAGCAGCCTGCAAAATGGGGATTATGTTGTTATAAAAGCATTGGATGACGGTGTAAATGTGATTGGGTTAACAAGAGGAATTGATACGAGATTCCACCATTCAGAGAAGCTTGACAAAGGAGAGGTAATGATCGCTCAATTTACGGAGCATACTTCAGCAATCAAAATCAGAGGGCGTGCAAAAATTATGACTTCGAATGGGGAGATTGAAAGCGGAAAATAA
- the aroB gene encoding 3-dehydroquinate synthase — protein METIWIRTTSRRYPVFVGQNVMETLPAFIHDQFSNITSLLIITDETVGGLFLPRLTSLLAEFHPEAYIVPAGEKAKTFDVYYNCLTFALEKKLDRKSLIIAFGGGAVGDLAGFVAATFMRGIPFIQVPTTILAHDSAVGGKVAINHPLGKNMIGAFFQPEAVFYDIEFLETLPPAEKRSGFAEVIKHGLIKDRDLFEWLQSNIKSLENLSNDDLQFMLARGIQVKESIVSKDEKETGIRAFLNLGHTLGHAIEAEMGYGKITHGEAVLIGICFALELSEREFGFSYKKEEFLQWIRALGYKTDVPNHLSSENLVNRMKMDKKTVGQKIRFVLLEQVGRPVLKELEDERLLAHLEHFRSGGGM, from the coding sequence ATGGAAACGATATGGATTCGAACAACATCAAGGCGGTATCCGGTGTTTGTCGGGCAGAATGTAATGGAAACACTTCCTGCTTTTATTCACGATCAATTTTCTAACATTACTTCACTCTTGATTATTACGGATGAAACCGTTGGCGGACTATTTCTTCCCCGGCTGACTTCGTTGCTAGCAGAATTCCATCCTGAAGCTTATATTGTACCTGCTGGGGAAAAAGCAAAAACTTTTGATGTATACTACAACTGTTTAACTTTTGCACTTGAAAAAAAGCTTGATCGAAAGTCGCTTATTATTGCATTTGGCGGAGGAGCGGTTGGTGATTTGGCAGGTTTTGTTGCCGCAACATTTATGAGAGGAATTCCTTTTATTCAAGTACCAACAACCATCCTTGCACATGACAGTGCGGTTGGAGGGAAAGTAGCAATTAATCATCCGCTTGGTAAAAACATGATCGGTGCTTTCTTTCAACCGGAAGCTGTGTTTTATGATATAGAGTTTTTGGAAACACTTCCGCCTGCAGAAAAAAGATCAGGCTTTGCTGAAGTTATTAAACACGGTCTTATAAAAGATAGAGATCTTTTTGAGTGGCTTCAATCGAATATCAAGTCGCTAGAAAACCTTTCAAATGATGATTTGCAATTTATGCTCGCTAGAGGAATTCAAGTCAAAGAATCGATCGTTTCAAAGGATGAAAAGGAAACGGGTATAAGAGCATTTTTGAACTTAGGGCATACGCTTGGCCACGCGATTGAAGCGGAAATGGGCTATGGAAAAATCACACACGGTGAAGCAGTTTTGATCGGAATTTGTTTTGCACTTGAATTAAGTGAAAGAGAGTTCGGCTTTTCTTATAAAAAAGAAGAATTTTTGCAATGGATTAGGGCTCTAGGCTATAAGACAGATGTACCGAATCATTTGTCTTCTGAAAATTTAGTAAATCGTATGAAAATGGACAAAAAAACCGTTGGTCAAAAAATCAGATTTGTTCTATTGGAGCAGGTTGGTCGTCCGGTCTTGAAAGAACTGGAAGATGAACGATTATTGGCACATCTGGAACATTTTCGATCAGGGGGTGGCATGTAA
- the ndk gene encoding nucleoside-diphosphate kinase, which produces MEKTFLMVKPDGVQRNLIGEIVARFEKKGFQLVGAKLMSVSKELAEKHYGEHKERPFFGELVDFITSGPVFAMVWQGENVIATARQMMGSTNPKDAAPGTIRGDFGLTVGKNVIHGSDSPESAEREIALFFNESELVEYPKLINDWIY; this is translated from the coding sequence ATGGAAAAAACATTCTTAATGGTCAAACCAGATGGCGTACAGCGCAACTTAATAGGAGAAATTGTTGCTCGTTTTGAAAAAAAAGGTTTCCAATTAGTTGGTGCCAAATTGATGAGCGTTTCAAAAGAACTTGCTGAGAAGCACTACGGTGAGCATAAAGAGCGTCCTTTCTTTGGAGAGCTTGTTGACTTTATTACTTCTGGACCGGTTTTTGCTATGGTATGGCAAGGGGAAAATGTGATTGCAACTGCCCGCCAAATGATGGGATCTACTAACCCGAAAGATGCAGCACCTGGAACGATCCGCGGAGATTTTGGACTAACTGTAGGAAAGAATGTAATTCATGGCTCTGATTCGCCAGAAAGTGCTGAACGAGAAATTGCTTTATTCTTTAATGAATCAGAATTAGTTGAATACCCAAAACTAATAAACGATTGGATTTATTAA
- the aroH gene encoding chorismate mutase, which translates to MIRGLRGAITVKENTEEEIISATERLLRQMIEKNNLQPNDVASVFFSVTDEISATFPARALRLFEGWAYVPVMCMREISVPSALTHCIRVMMHVNTDKAQDEMNHIYLDGAVILRPDLIKK; encoded by the coding sequence ATGATCAGAGGATTAAGGGGGGCAATTACAGTCAAAGAAAACACGGAAGAGGAGATCATTTCAGCAACTGAAAGGCTTTTGCGTCAAATGATTGAAAAAAATAATCTTCAGCCAAATGATGTTGCATCCGTTTTTTTTTCTGTTACAGACGAAATATCTGCAACGTTTCCAGCAAGGGCTTTGCGGCTTTTTGAAGGCTGGGCATATGTTCCTGTCATGTGCATGAGAGAAATTTCTGTTCCATCAGCATTAACGCATTGCATTCGGGTAATGATGCATGTGAATACTGATAAAGCTCAAGATGAAATGAATCATATTTACTTAGATGGTGCTGTTATTTTGCGGCCCGACTTAATAAAAAAATAG
- the aroA gene encoding 3-phosphoshikimate 1-carboxyvinyltransferase, translating into MAARRLDKSISGLTGSVKVPGDKSISHRSVMFGAIAKGTTSVTNFLLGDDCLSTIACFRKLGVSIEQKGNQLQIVGNSFDGLKEPADVLDVGNSGTTIRLLLGVLAGRPFHATLIGDESIGRRPMTRVAKPLAMMGADIDGRCGGEFTPLSIRGGNLTGIDYHLPVASAQVKSSILLAGLQAEGITTVVEPSKTRDHTERMIRQFGGEVEESGLTVRIKGGQSLTASKVEVPGDISSAAFFLAAAAITPNSELLLKDVGLNPTRTGMIDVLKEMGADITVMPHDTEGYEPSGDIIIKTSNLKGVEIKGDILPRLIDEIPIIALVATQAEGTTVIKDAHELKVKETNRIDTVVGELAKLGASIEATDDGMIIHGKSHLKGGIVSSHGDHRIGMMLAVAALICKDEVFLERDEAISVSYPGFFKDLYSVMK; encoded by the coding sequence GTGGCAGCTCGTCGTTTAGACAAAAGCATAAGCGGTTTGACAGGTTCCGTGAAAGTTCCGGGAGATAAATCGATATCGCACCGTTCTGTCATGTTCGGAGCGATTGCTAAAGGCACAACTTCCGTAACGAATTTTCTTTTGGGTGATGACTGCTTGAGTACGATTGCGTGTTTTCGCAAGCTCGGTGTTTCCATTGAGCAAAAAGGGAACCAATTGCAAATAGTTGGAAACAGTTTTGATGGATTGAAGGAACCTGCAGACGTTCTTGATGTGGGTAATTCAGGTACAACTATACGCTTATTGCTGGGGGTTTTAGCCGGAAGACCTTTTCATGCTACATTAATCGGAGATGAATCCATTGGAAGAAGACCGATGACCAGGGTTGCAAAACCCCTAGCAATGATGGGCGCAGACATTGATGGCCGCTGTGGCGGAGAGTTTACTCCTCTGTCAATTAGAGGAGGAAACTTAACGGGCATAGATTATCATTTGCCTGTAGCCAGTGCGCAAGTAAAATCTTCGATATTACTAGCAGGCCTTCAAGCAGAGGGTATTACGACTGTAGTTGAACCATCGAAAACAAGAGACCATACCGAAAGGATGATTCGCCAATTTGGCGGAGAAGTGGAAGAAAGCGGACTTACTGTTAGGATAAAAGGCGGCCAGAGCTTAACTGCGTCAAAGGTAGAGGTGCCAGGAGATATCTCGTCAGCGGCTTTCTTTTTGGCTGCAGCCGCGATTACGCCTAACAGTGAACTGTTGCTTAAGGACGTTGGGTTAAATCCAACGCGGACTGGTATGATTGATGTTTTGAAAGAAATGGGGGCAGATATAACCGTCATGCCTCATGATACAGAGGGTTATGAGCCTTCAGGTGATATTATCATTAAAACATCAAACTTAAAGGGCGTCGAAATAAAAGGGGATATCTTGCCTCGCCTTATTGATGAAATTCCGATTATCGCCCTAGTAGCTACACAGGCAGAAGGAACGACAGTTATTAAGGACGCCCATGAATTGAAAGTGAAAGAAACGAACCGTATTGATACAGTTGTAGGGGAACTAGCTAAACTAGGAGCATCCATTGAAGCGACAGACGATGGTATGATCATTCATGGAAAATCGCACTTGAAAGGCGGCATTGTTTCCTCTCATGGTGACCACCGGATTGGAATGATGCTTGCAGTAGCTGCTCTTATTTGCAAAGATGAAGTATTTCTAGAAAGAGACGAGGCAATTTCTGTTTCCTATCCTGGATTTTTTAAAGATCTATATAGTGTAATGAAATAA